The proteins below come from a single Tenuifilum thalassicum genomic window:
- a CDS encoding DUF6249 domain-containing protein, producing MDVNVLALFIPIISILVTGAAVIYYLWAQNKERLAMIEKGVDPSKFIRNRPVNHNSVAKWGLFLIGVALGILVGAILQQYTRLDESALMFASILLFGGLGLLSYYITIGRKNENKQE from the coding sequence ATGGATGTAAACGTTTTGGCACTATTCATTCCAATAATTTCGATATTGGTAACAGGTGCAGCAGTAATTTACTACTTATGGGCGCAAAATAAGGAACGCCTTGCTATGATTGAAAAAGGGGTTGACCCCTCAAAGTTTATTCGTAACCGTCCTGTAAATCACAACTCGGTTGCAAAATGGGGGCTTTTCCTCATTGGTGTTGCTCTTGGGATTTTGGTTGGTGCAATTCTTCAGCAATATACCAGGCTCGATGAGAGTGCCCTGATGTTTGCCTCAATTCTATTATTCGGAGGGTTAGGCCTTTTGTCATACTACATTACCATTGGCCGTAAGAACGAGAACAAGCAGGAGTAA
- a CDS encoding RNA polymerase sigma factor, with protein sequence MDINDFNQIFKRFQNMVYTIALRCTKNHDDALEIAQDVFLTVYQKYDDFRGDSKLSTWIYRIAVNKSLMHVRGRKYFSDLNDLPNEDYDFSTIENAIEQLKEQDRKLFVGKALSRLEPGYSVPLTLYYFEDLSVDEIAEIEQLSVSNVKVRLHRGRALLYAELEKMLKFETKSLLL encoded by the coding sequence ATGGATATAAACGATTTTAACCAAATATTCAAACGGTTTCAGAACATGGTTTACACCATAGCCCTTAGGTGTACCAAAAACCACGACGATGCCCTTGAGATTGCCCAGGACGTTTTTCTTACCGTCTACCAAAAATATGACGATTTCAGAGGCGATAGCAAGCTCTCAACCTGGATTTATCGCATAGCGGTTAACAAATCTTTAATGCATGTAAGGGGCCGAAAGTATTTTTCCGATTTGAACGACCTCCCCAATGAGGATTACGATTTTAGTACCATTGAAAATGCCATTGAGCAGCTAAAAGAGCAGGATCGGAAACTATTTGTTGGCAAAGCCTTAAGTAGGCTTGAACCAGGGTATAGCGTGCCGCTTACGTTGTACTATTTTGAGGATTTATCGGTTGATGAAATTGCCGAAATTGAACAGCTCTCGGTTTCAAACGTAAAGGTCAGGCTTCATCGTGGGCGGGCATTACTTTATGCCGAGCTAGAAAAAATGCTTAAATTTGAAACTAAAAGCTTACTGTTATGA
- a CDS encoding C-GCAxxG-C-C family protein has protein sequence MESKESLAIYNFENGANCAQSILLAFAKEEGLSEELCLQLGSGLGGGIGHKQHVCGAINAGAMIIGLRFGNKNRDDIDGKQMATDLVSEFMDKCNTDLGSANCSKILGIDLNNPEQVEKSKEAGLFALACGKAIRTVCRLLESDYQKSSL, from the coding sequence ATGGAATCAAAAGAATCGCTTGCTATCTATAATTTTGAGAATGGGGCAAACTGCGCCCAGTCCATACTTTTAGCATTTGCCAAGGAGGAGGGGCTATCCGAAGAGCTATGCTTGCAGCTAGGCTCAGGCTTGGGAGGCGGAATTGGCCATAAACAGCATGTTTGCGGTGCAATTAATGCTGGTGCTATGATAATCGGCCTAAGGTTTGGTAATAAGAATCGTGATGATATTGACGGAAAACAAATGGCTACAGATTTGGTAAGCGAGTTTATGGATAAATGCAACACCGACTTGGGCTCAGCTAACTGCTCAAAAATACTTGGTATCGATTTGAACAACCCTGAACAGGTTGAAAAGTCAAAAGAAGCAGGTCTTTTTGCCCTAGCGTGCGGTAAGGCTATAAGGACTGTTTGTCGGCTCCTTGAATCCGATTACCAAAAAAGTAGTTTATAA
- the lpdA gene encoding dihydrolipoyl dehydrogenase: MNFDLIVIGSGPGGYVAAIRASQLGMNVAVVEKENLGGICLNWGCIPTKALLKSAQVYEYASHAAEYGVVATDVKPDFEKMISRSRGVADAMSKGIQFLFKKNKITVIEGFGKLKDNHTVTVSAADGAQTDYTAKHIILATGARSRELPNLKQDGVKVIGYRQALTLPKQPASMVVVGSGAIGSEFAYFYNAIGTKVTLVEYMPNIVPLEDEEVSKTLERAFKKAGITVKTQASVESVDTSGELCKVTIQTKKGTEEVEAEVVLSAVGITPNLEGIGIEELGIELEKGKVKVDEFYRTNVEGVCAIGDIVPGPALAHAASAEGIVCVEKIAGLDPQPVNYKNIPGCTYTTPEVSSVGMSEKAAVEAGYEIKVGKFPFTASGKATAAGNRDGFVKLIFDAKYGELLGAHMVGGNVTEMIAELVVARNLETTGHELIKSIHPHPTMSEAIMEAAAAAYGEAIHI, translated from the coding sequence ATGAACTTTGACCTTATAGTAATAGGAAGTGGTCCTGGAGGATATGTTGCAGCTATCAGGGCAAGTCAGCTAGGAATGAATGTAGCCGTGGTTGAAAAGGAGAACCTTGGCGGTATCTGCTTGAACTGGGGCTGTATTCCTACTAAGGCATTACTAAAGAGTGCACAGGTTTACGAGTATGCCTCGCATGCAGCCGAATACGGTGTGGTTGCAACCGATGTAAAGCCCGATTTTGAGAAGATGATTTCCCGCAGCCGTGGTGTTGCCGATGCCATGAGCAAGGGCATTCAGTTCCTTTTCAAGAAGAACAAGATTACTGTAATTGAAGGTTTCGGCAAGTTAAAAGATAACCATACCGTTACCGTAAGCGCAGCCGATGGCGCTCAAACCGATTATACGGCAAAACATATTATTCTTGCCACTGGAGCACGTTCGCGTGAGCTACCCAACCTCAAACAGGATGGGGTTAAGGTTATTGGCTACCGTCAGGCGCTAACACTTCCCAAGCAACCTGCCTCAATGGTGGTTGTTGGTTCAGGCGCAATCGGTAGTGAATTTGCTTACTTCTACAATGCCATAGGAACAAAGGTGACACTGGTTGAGTACATGCCCAACATCGTTCCGCTTGAAGATGAGGAGGTGAGTAAAACACTGGAACGTGCCTTTAAGAAGGCTGGGATCACAGTAAAAACACAAGCATCGGTTGAGTCGGTTGATACTTCGGGTGAGCTTTGCAAGGTTACCATTCAAACCAAAAAGGGAACCGAGGAGGTGGAAGCCGAAGTGGTACTATCCGCTGTGGGAATCACACCCAATCTTGAGGGTATCGGAATAGAAGAGCTAGGAATTGAGCTGGAAAAGGGGAAAGTAAAGGTTGATGAGTTCTATCGAACTAACGTTGAGGGTGTTTGTGCCATTGGCGATATTGTTCCTGGTCCGGCTTTGGCCCACGCAGCTTCGGCCGAGGGTATAGTTTGTGTTGAAAAGATTGCCGGCCTTGACCCTCAACCTGTAAATTACAAGAATATTCCTGGTTGTACCTATACCACCCCCGAGGTATCGAGTGTAGGTATGAGCGAAAAAGCAGCAGTTGAAGCTGGTTACGAAATCAAGGTGGGTAAATTCCCATTTACAGCTTCGGGCAAGGCAACCGCCGCAGGAAATCGCGATGGTTTTGTTAAGCTTATTTTTGATGCCAAGTACGGGGAGCTTCTTGGAGCGCACATGGTAGGAGGCAATGTTACCGAAATGATTGCAGAACTTGTAGTTGCACGAAACCTTGAAACTACAGGACACGAGCTGATAAAGAGCATTCATCCTCATCCAACCATGAGCGAGGCAATCATGGAAGCAGCTGCCGCTGCATATGGCGAGGCCATTCACATATAA
- the dnaG gene encoding DNA primase: MIDQHTVDRIIAAADIVEVVKEYVTLRRSGTNYLGLCPFHNEKTPSFSVSQSKGIFKCFGCGKGGNVVNFIMEHERLNYVEALKFLAKKYNIEVEEKEVTPEELQKRNERESLMVINSYAQRYFTDMLHKHSDGKTIAMAYFRERGLKDHIIEKFQLGYCLDQRDAFTQSALRDGYNLDYLVKTGLTIRREDGTIFDRFAGRVMFPIHSISGRVIGFGGRTLKTDKKVAKYLNSPESEVYHKSEILYGIFHAKKAITQENKCFLVEGYTDVISLHQAGIENVVASSGTSLTQDQIKLIKRFTPNVTVLYDGDAAGIKASLRGIDMILEEGLNVKVVLMPEGEDPDSFARTHSASEVLEYIKENETDFIKFKTRLLLDDSKNDPIKQAGLITDIVRSISAIPEQVTRAVYIKECSRLLDIGEEVLYSEVGKIRRKRMEQLLQRERNQPVKEHETPKIPSYVKGIICEEQEREIVKYLLTYGNQVLFTHVDEETEEEITITVAQYIIEEILNDDLEFQNLTYKKLFDEYIRLMEIHSEVDNRHFINHMDPEVSQLAVDLLTEKYVLSRIWEKNNAEVAEAPNFLEDAIPKAIQVYKSKVLKMAINNLNEELQNLKPDQVEETNHILFKLRELYALINNMSKDLDRVVL; encoded by the coding sequence ATGATAGACCAGCATACCGTTGATAGAATAATTGCTGCAGCCGATATTGTTGAGGTTGTAAAGGAGTATGTTACTCTTCGTAGGAGCGGAACAAACTATTTAGGACTATGTCCCTTCCACAACGAAAAAACGCCTTCGTTCAGCGTTAGCCAATCGAAAGGGATATTTAAGTGCTTTGGCTGTGGCAAGGGTGGCAATGTGGTGAATTTTATCATGGAACATGAGAGGCTAAACTATGTTGAGGCCCTCAAGTTCCTTGCTAAGAAGTATAACATTGAGGTAGAGGAAAAGGAGGTTACACCAGAGGAGCTGCAAAAGCGCAATGAGCGGGAGAGTTTAATGGTAATAAACTCCTATGCTCAGCGCTACTTTACCGATATGCTTCATAAACATTCCGATGGCAAAACCATCGCCATGGCCTACTTTCGCGAACGGGGTTTAAAGGATCACATTATAGAGAAATTTCAGCTTGGCTACTGCCTCGACCAGCGCGATGCTTTTACTCAAAGCGCCCTACGCGATGGGTATAACCTCGATTACCTAGTAAAAACTGGGCTTACCATCAGGCGCGAAGATGGTACAATCTTCGATAGGTTTGCCGGAAGGGTTATGTTTCCTATTCATAGCATTAGCGGAAGGGTGATTGGTTTTGGCGGAAGAACTTTAAAAACCGATAAAAAGGTTGCCAAATACCTGAACAGCCCCGAGAGTGAGGTGTACCATAAAAGCGAGATTCTATATGGCATTTTTCATGCCAAAAAGGCAATAACACAGGAGAATAAATGCTTTTTGGTTGAAGGTTATACCGATGTAATATCTCTTCATCAGGCTGGAATTGAGAATGTGGTGGCAAGTTCGGGAACCTCGCTCACGCAGGATCAGATAAAGCTAATAAAACGATTCACCCCAAACGTTACCGTACTATACGATGGCGATGCTGCCGGGATTAAGGCTTCGTTAAGGGGAATCGATATGATTTTAGAAGAGGGGCTTAACGTTAAGGTGGTTCTTATGCCCGAAGGTGAAGACCCCGATAGTTTTGCACGCACACACAGCGCTTCGGAGGTACTTGAGTACATCAAAGAAAACGAAACCGATTTCATCAAGTTTAAAACCCGCTTGCTACTCGATGATTCAAAAAACGATCCCATAAAGCAAGCAGGGCTAATTACCGATATCGTACGTTCCATAAGCGCTATACCCGAACAGGTTACACGCGCGGTTTACATTAAGGAGTGTTCACGATTACTGGATATAGGCGAGGAGGTTCTTTACTCTGAGGTTGGGAAAATCCGAAGAAAACGTATGGAGCAGCTACTCCAACGTGAACGAAACCAACCCGTTAAGGAACATGAAACCCCCAAAATCCCTTCTTACGTTAAAGGCATAATATGCGAGGAGCAGGAGCGTGAAATCGTAAAATATCTATTAACATACGGGAATCAAGTACTCTTTACCCATGTAGATGAGGAAACCGAGGAGGAAATAACTATTACCGTTGCACAATACATTATTGAAGAGATTCTTAACGATGATCTTGAATTCCAAAATCTAACCTACAAGAAACTTTTTGATGAATATATCAGGCTAATGGAAATACACTCCGAGGTTGATAATAGACACTTTATTAACCACATGGATCCTGAAGTAAGCCAGCTTGCTGTTGACTTGCTCACAGAGAAGTATGTTCTTAGCCGGATTTGGGAAAAGAATAATGCTGAAGTTGCTGAGGCTCCAAATTTTCTAGAAGACGCCATACCCAAAGCAATTCAGGTTTATAAAAGCAAAGTTCTTAAAATGGCTATCAATAATTTGAACGAAGAGTTGCAAAACCTAAAACCCGATCAGGTTGAAGAAACAAATCATATTCTTTTTAAGCTAAGGGAGCTTTACGCACTAATAAATAACATGTCGAAAGATTTGGATAGGGTAGTGTTATGA
- a CDS encoding ATP-binding cassette domain-containing protein, producing the protein MDKTTATEFVNILADLAQNEWDIEQCEYVISAILDESSSVNYEDLLTVFHSKLKSDKEKTCKNLTLEQRIEIATLFYKAIRRLKLDDSNVVQIWNALGVTIDEAVCLYQLLTFELSAKVDIAELIAQQPNKFDKSISENNCRIIYIESPKVGVKDNIINESYFQQGFEGQLVLVFFPKIASYLCRYVGPNNLLVDDESVLPNSCFFFRPGSSLTTKNNITFRYDDINRIRLKIGGIQPLQLAVDELEFSFADSNQGIKKFSTVEESGRIVGILGGSGVGKSTLLNLLAGKLNPQNGRVLINGYDVYKEQVDLMGVIGFVPQDDLLIENLTVYQNMYYNARLCFGNFSKQRIKEMVEYTLKSLDLWEVRNLRVGSTLDKVISGGQRKRLNIGLELLREPALLFLDEPTSGLSSSDSAMVMSLLRQLADSGKLIVVNIHQPSERLFRMFDRLWVLDKGGYPVFVGFPEDAVKYFKEKSAKTGSYLASSLPKHRYNPEDILDILEQREVDSDGSYTAKRVVAPEKWYKYYCEDIKPLYQTEKQKNPLPRSKFRLPDVVKQLKVFSIRNFLSKLSNKPYIILNILEPILLGLILSFFIRYSPGSEYVFEANKNLPAYIFMSVIVSLFLGLSVSAEEIIGDRKILERESFLNLSRFSYINSKVLYLFALSAIQTILFLAVSLSIIGIYGLTFKYWVVLFSSACFANMLGLVISAIMRSVVAIYITIPLLLVPQILLSGTVVDFDNLNSALTRRIYVPVIGDMMTSRWAYEALAVTQFMDNRYERNFFDAEMQVSQSAFKASLLIPRLQVKLDESIRLSSLSDSNRNDIARHLKFIANELEILEKRDNIPQFELIKDLKIGNLNDQVASELSGYLLYIKKVFQQNLQKATGKRDSIYESLKEELGEKGIYKLKQNYHNKALSDWVLRNNEVAKYLETDERLIQKAEPIFMLPDHPFGRSHFYAPYKYFNGQYVKTIWFNVIAIWLFTIFLYTILNLFILNKKTGKAPVLKNAIMKFIQR; encoded by the coding sequence TTGGATAAAACGACAGCTACAGAATTTGTTAATATTTTAGCTGATTTAGCTCAAAATGAATGGGATATTGAGCAATGTGAATATGTAATCTCTGCAATTTTAGATGAAAGCAGCAGTGTAAATTATGAAGACCTTTTAACCGTTTTTCACTCCAAGCTCAAAAGTGATAAAGAAAAAACTTGTAAAAACCTCACCCTTGAACAGCGAATAGAGATTGCCACGCTATTTTATAAGGCAATAAGACGATTGAAGTTAGACGATAGCAATGTGGTTCAAATTTGGAACGCATTGGGAGTAACGATTGATGAGGCTGTTTGTTTGTACCAGCTGCTCACATTTGAGTTATCGGCAAAGGTAGATATTGCTGAACTAATTGCACAACAACCTAATAAATTTGATAAGAGCATAAGTGAAAATAATTGTCGAATTATCTATATAGAAAGTCCCAAAGTGGGAGTTAAGGATAACATTATAAACGAATCATACTTTCAGCAAGGGTTTGAAGGGCAGTTAGTGTTGGTTTTCTTTCCAAAAATTGCGAGCTATCTGTGTCGATATGTTGGACCCAACAACCTTCTTGTTGATGATGAATCGGTTTTACCTAATTCATGCTTCTTTTTCCGACCAGGTTCTTCATTAACCACCAAAAACAACATTACATTTAGATATGATGATATTAATAGAATTAGACTAAAAATAGGAGGTATTCAGCCTTTACAGCTAGCAGTTGATGAGCTTGAGTTTTCCTTTGCCGATAGCAACCAGGGGATAAAAAAATTTTCAACTGTCGAGGAGTCGGGGCGAATTGTCGGAATCCTTGGAGGGAGTGGTGTTGGTAAATCAACATTGCTTAACCTATTAGCAGGAAAGCTAAATCCTCAGAATGGCCGGGTGCTAATCAACGGGTACGATGTTTATAAAGAGCAGGTTGACCTGATGGGGGTAATCGGTTTTGTCCCCCAGGACGATTTGCTCATTGAAAACCTTACGGTTTATCAGAACATGTACTACAACGCCCGCTTATGCTTTGGCAATTTTTCCAAGCAGCGAATAAAAGAGATGGTAGAGTATACCCTAAAAAGCTTGGATTTATGGGAAGTTAGAAACTTAAGGGTTGGTAGCACTCTCGATAAGGTTATAAGTGGCGGTCAACGTAAGAGGTTAAACATTGGGCTTGAGCTACTTCGCGAACCAGCCTTACTTTTCCTAGATGAGCCAACAAGTGGACTGTCGTCAAGCGACTCTGCTATGGTGATGAGCTTACTTCGCCAGCTGGCAGATTCGGGAAAGCTAATAGTTGTAAACATACACCAACCATCGGAACGGCTATTTAGAATGTTCGACAGGCTTTGGGTTTTAGATAAAGGAGGATATCCAGTTTTTGTTGGTTTCCCTGAAGATGCAGTTAAGTACTTTAAAGAAAAATCAGCTAAAACAGGTAGCTACCTGGCTTCAAGCTTACCTAAGCATAGGTATAATCCCGAAGATATTCTTGATATTCTTGAACAACGTGAGGTTGATAGTGATGGTTCATATACTGCTAAGAGGGTTGTTGCCCCAGAAAAATGGTACAAGTATTATTGTGAGGATATAAAACCATTATATCAGACAGAGAAACAAAAGAATCCCCTTCCAAGAAGTAAGTTTCGGCTACCCGATGTTGTTAAGCAGTTAAAAGTATTCAGTATAAGGAACTTCCTCTCTAAGCTTTCCAATAAGCCATATATCATTTTAAACATTTTAGAGCCAATTTTACTTGGCCTTATATTGTCGTTCTTTATTAGGTATTCGCCTGGTAGTGAATATGTTTTTGAAGCAAACAAGAATTTACCGGCCTACATTTTTATGAGTGTTATTGTTTCCCTATTTCTAGGATTAAGTGTAAGCGCCGAAGAAATAATAGGAGACAGGAAGATTCTTGAACGCGAATCGTTTCTGAATTTAAGTCGATTTAGCTATATCAATTCTAAGGTTCTATATCTTTTTGCCCTTTCTGCCATCCAAACAATTTTATTTTTAGCGGTTAGCTTATCAATAATAGGCATCTATGGGCTAACCTTTAAATATTGGGTTGTGCTTTTTAGCTCGGCTTGTTTTGCTAATATGCTGGGATTAGTCATTAGCGCAATAATGCGTTCGGTTGTGGCCATTTACATAACCATTCCTTTACTCTTAGTACCACAAATTCTGCTTAGCGGGACTGTTGTAGATTTCGATAACCTAAATTCAGCTTTAACACGAAGAATATACGTTCCTGTTATTGGAGATATGATGACTTCACGTTGGGCATACGAAGCGCTAGCGGTTACACAGTTTATGGATAATAGGTACGAAAGGAATTTTTTCGATGCCGAAATGCAAGTTAGTCAGTCGGCTTTTAAAGCTTCGCTTCTAATACCTCGGTTACAGGTAAAATTGGATGAGAGTATAAGACTATCATCATTAAGCGATAGTAACAGAAACGACATTGCCCGTCACTTAAAATTTATTGCCAACGAATTAGAAATTCTTGAAAAAAGAGACAATATTCCCCAGTTTGAGCTAATTAAAGATCTAAAAATTGGAAACCTTAACGATCAGGTGGCTTCCGAATTAAGTGGTTACTTGCTTTATATCAAAAAGGTGTTTCAGCAGAATTTGCAAAAGGCAACGGGAAAAAGAGATAGCATCTATGAAAGCCTAAAGGAAGAGTTAGGTGAGAAAGGTATCTATAAGTTAAAACAGAATTATCACAATAAGGCTTTGTCCGATTGGGTTTTACGTAATAACGAAGTTGCCAAATATTTAGAAACGGATGAGAGGTTAATACAAAAGGCCGAACCTATTTTTATGTTACCCGATCACCCATTTGGTCGGTCACATTTTTATGCCCCATACAAGTATTTTAATGGCCAGTATGTTAAAACCATTTGGTTCAACGTGATTGCCATATGGTTGTTTACAATATTTCTGTATACTATTCTAAATCTCTTTATACTAAACAAAAAAACCGGCAAGGCGCCGGTTTTGAAAAATGCTATAATGAAATTTATTCAACGCTAG
- a CDS encoding YIP1 family protein, with amino-acid sequence MSESKFDFNKFLADSKETLLNPKGFFESMSTTGGMVEPLVKALIYGGIAAVINLLWGLFFGNAITGGLFGGAIGIMAFIGTIFGALIGLFLGAVIILLLSAICSGNTDFEANLRVSASLMVLMPINAFLNVFGLIGGLLGTLISIALGAYGLYLLFVALTKSLGAKVETAKIILYVLLALLLITQIFGYLGKRAMRKSFRELSKYEEMYSEQESDYESYSDDEDYNNEDADDSDYYSNEKPAEFPSKALDLVKENLSDGENMITQEKIDNLIELTKKMNNAQSDSDKLMELLQEYNYSNIADYTNDFTVVMAGITAVSSLNAIEKMLINGSKEEKKAAELYTVDEMLKSAASQSIKAGKLTKADLMLVYDNWEKISNLEKEASVE; translated from the coding sequence ATGAGTGAAAGTAAATTTGACTTCAACAAGTTCTTAGCCGACTCAAAAGAAACACTTCTCAATCCAAAGGGTTTCTTTGAATCGATGAGCACCACTGGTGGAATGGTTGAGCCTCTAGTAAAAGCCTTAATATATGGAGGTATTGCTGCCGTTATAAATCTTTTATGGGGATTGTTTTTCGGAAATGCAATAACAGGAGGCCTATTTGGTGGTGCTATAGGAATAATGGCTTTTATAGGAACAATCTTTGGTGCTTTAATAGGATTATTTTTAGGTGCTGTCATTATTCTATTACTTTCTGCAATTTGTAGCGGGAACACCGATTTTGAAGCAAACCTAAGAGTTAGTGCATCTCTAATGGTACTTATGCCTATTAACGCGTTTCTAAACGTTTTTGGGCTTATTGGAGGCCTCCTAGGCACGCTTATATCAATTGCCTTAGGAGCTTATGGGCTCTACCTGCTGTTTGTTGCTCTAACTAAGTCATTAGGGGCTAAGGTTGAAACTGCAAAAATCATTCTTTATGTTCTTTTAGCACTCTTATTGATAACCCAAATATTTGGATATCTGGGCAAAAGAGCGATGCGCAAATCGTTTAGAGAGTTATCTAAATATGAGGAAATGTACTCAGAGCAAGAAAGTGATTATGAATCATATTCCGACGATGAGGATTACAACAATGAGGATGCAGATGACTCTGATTACTATAGCAATGAGAAACCGGCAGAGTTTCCTAGTAAAGCGCTCGACCTTGTTAAAGAAAACCTCTCTGATGGAGAAAACATGATTACTCAGGAAAAAATTGACAACCTTATTGAGCTAACAAAAAAAATGAATAATGCTCAAAGTGATAGTGATAAGCTTATGGAGCTACTACAAGAGTACAATTACTCTAACATAGCAGATTACACCAACGATTTTACAGTGGTAATGGCAGGAATTACAGCCGTTTCAAGTTTAAATGCCATAGAAAAGATGCTGATAAACGGTTCAAAAGAAGAAAAAAAAGCTGCCGAACTATACACGGTTGACGAAATGCTAAAATCTGCTGCCTCTCAGTCCATAAAAGCAGGAAAACTAACCAAAGCAGACCTGATGCTGGTTTACGATAACTGGGAAAAAATAAGCAACCTCGAGAAGGAAGCTAGCGTTGAATAA